In Microbacterium sp. ABRD28, the genomic stretch ACCCGCGGAGTGTCGGTCTCCCCCGCTTCGACGAAGTCGACGAAGGCGGGGCAGGCCTGGGCGAACACCTCCAGCCGCGCGTTGACCTCGAGCATGTCCTGGTAAGCGCCCGAACCGATTGTCCCGTCCGTGCCGATGACACCGATCCGACCGTTGCGTGTCGTCGACATCGCGGTGCGGACGGCGGGTCCGATGACTTCGACGACCGGAACGTCGTAGCGCTCGCGGGCGTCGCGCAGCATCGCAGCCGACGCCGTGTTGCACGCGATGACCAGCATCTTCACGCCCTCCGCGACGAGGGTGTCGAGGATCTCCAGAGCGTAGCGACGCACGTCGGCGATGGGCTTGGGCCCGTAGGGCGAGCGCGCGGTGTCGCCGATGTAGAGGATCGACTCGCGCGGCAGCTGCGCCGAGACGGCGCGGGCGACGGTCAGACCGCCGACCCCCGAGTCGAAGATTCCGATCGGCGCATCGTTCACGGTCATCCAGCCTACGCCGCGGCGCCCCCGCCTCTCGCCCGTCGATAGAGTGACCGCCATGAACCCATCCGCCGCGCCGTCCAGCGCGCTCCTCACCGATCGCTACGAGCTGACCATGCTCGACGCGGCCCTGCGGGACGGGACGGCCGAGCGACGCTGCGTCTTCGAGCTTTTCGGCCGACGCCTTCCCGGCGCGCGCCGCTTCGGCGTCGTCGCCGGCACCGGCCGGTTCCTGCAGCTGTTGGCCGACTACCGTTTCGGTGAGGACGAGTTGCGGTTCCTCCGTGACCACCGGGTGGTGGATGCCGCGACCCTTCGCTTTCTCGAGCACTACCGCTTCACCGGCACGATCCACGGCTACCGCGAGGGTGAGGCCTATTTCCCCGGCTCGCCGATCCTCGTTGTCGAGGGCACCTTCGCTGAGGCCGTCGTCCTGGAGACCCTGGCGCTGAGCGTCATGAACCACGACTCGGCGGTGGCGACCGCGGCCGCCCGGATGAGCGTCGCCGCCGGTGACCGGCCGCTCGCCGAGATGGGGTCGCGGCGAGCGCAGGAGCGCTCGGCCGTCGCTGCGGCGCGCGCGGCGTACATCGCCGGTTTCTCCGCGACGAGCAACCTGGAGGCCGGCAGGACGTGGGGCGTTCCGACGATGGGGACGGCCGCGCACGCCTGGACGCTCCTGCACGACACCGAGGAGGACGCCTTCCGCTCGCAGATCGACGCCCTCGGGGTGGAGACCACATTGCTGGTCGACACCTACGACATCGGCGCGGGGGTGGAGACCGCGGTGCGGGTCGCCGGGCCCGAGCTCGGCGGGGTGCGGATCGACTCGGGCGACCTCCCCACCGTCGCGGCGGCGGTGCGCGCGCAGCTCGACCGTCTCGGTGCCACGCGAACGAAGATCACCGTGACCAGCGACCTCGACGAGTTCGCGATCGCCGCCCTCGCCGCCTCACCGGTGGACTCCTACGGGGTCGGAACCTCGGTGGTGACCGGGTCGGGATCCCCGACCGCCGGCATGGTCTACAAGCTGGTCGCACGACAGGATGCCGCGGGCGGATGGGTGCCCGTCGCGAAAGCCTCGACCGACAAGGCCTCCCGTGGCGGCCGGAAGACCGCCTTCCGCACTCTGGAGGCGGGCACCGCGACATCCGAACTCATCGCAGTCTCCGACGGATTCGAACGGATGGCGACCGCCGTCGACCATCCCGATGCACGGCCGCTGCAGGTGGCGCTGGTGGAAGCCGGTGACACCGACGCGGCCGCACTGGGATCGGGCGGGGTCGCCCGAGCCCGCGAGCATCACGCGCGTGTCCGCGAGGAACTCCCCGTCAAGGCGCTCGCGCTCAGTCGCTCGGATCCGGCGCTGCCGACGGTCTTCGTCGACGTCGCGTGAGCGCTCAGACCATCGATTCGTAGATCTCTTTGCAGGTCGGGCAGACCGGGAACTTCTCGGGGTCGCGGCCCGGCGTCCACTTCTTGCCGCACAGCGCCCGCACAGGCTTGCCCGTCATCGCCGACTCGAGGATCTTGTCCTTCTTGACGTAATGCGAGAACCGCTCGTGATCTCCCGGCTCGAGGCTCTCTTCCCGGATGAGCTCTTCGAGTTCGCGGTCGAGGGTGGCGAGGCCGCCCTGGTCAGGGCTGTCGAGGGGCGTGCTCATGAGGGAAAAGTGTACCCGCGCTGTCGGACGCCCGGCAGGACCGATGGCTCAGGATGACTCGGCGAACTCCATGATGCGGCTCCCCCGCCGCTCGAAGACGGCGGAACCGACCGCGATGCCGGCGATCGCCGTGAACCCCCCGATCGCAAGGCCGCCCCAGAGCGCGAGGGTCGTCGCCTCCTCGTCCCCGCCGAGAGACAGCCATCCCCACCACGCCACGGGGGCGCTCAGCACCATCGCACCGAGCATGACGAACGCCTGGGCCAGCGCTCCGCCCGAACCGGTGCGCTGCGGCTGCTGGAAGGGACTGTCCCCGGGACGGGTCACCGGGTAGGGCCAGGTCGCCGACGTGATGCTCGAGAGCCCGAGCCCGCACAGGAACAGCGCGGCGCAGAGCCCGGTCATCGCCGGCAGTGCCGACCACCGGCCGTGGAGCGAGATGCTGATGGGAACCGCCACCGCGAGCAGAACGACGCCGATGAGGATGATCGGAACGAGTCGCCCGATACGATCCGAGGCGCCACGAACACCGCTGCCGATGTGCATCCAGACCGCTGTGGAGTCGTACGCGAGGTCGTTGTGGGGCAACCATCCGAAGAAGAGCGCGGCGACCGGAACGGGTACGAGCACCGCGATCTCCAGCGGCACACCCGCCACCAGGAGCGGCACGACGGTGAGCGCGGCGGCGACCGGGATCGCCAGCACATTGACCAGATACCGCCTGTCGGTCAGCCAGTAGAGCAGGCTTCGCGCGGCGATCGCGCCGCCCGGAGTGCCCGGGGCGACGGCGAACCAGCCGAGGCCACCGCGCTCACGACCGGTGAGCGGACGCTCGGATGTGGTGAGGAGCACCCGGACCAGCCAGAACCACAATCCGGTGAGCGCCGCGACGGTGAGGAACGCCACGAGGAAGGAGAGCGGGGCGGCCTCGGCCCCGGTCACCACCAGTCCGGGGAAGGCCCACGCCGCACCGAGGGGTGTGAGGGCGAGGATCTCGACCGCCTCGGACAGCTGAGACGGAACGGTTCCGCGCCACTCCAACGAGGCGAGGAACACGCCGACGGGCACGACGACGACGAGGACGGCGAGGATGAACAGTCCTGTGAGTTCGCGAGAGCGGCGCTCGCGCAGGAACAGGGACGTCACCGCCATCCCGACGCGCGCGAGCAGGCCGCAGGTGACGACGGCGAGGATGATCCCGACCGCGATCGCCCACCACGGCGTGCCGAGCTCGCCCCAGGTGACGCCGGCCGCGACGGCGACCGCCGTGACGGCAGCGATCGGGACGCTCACCAGACCGACGGCCGCGATCGTCGCGGCGAGCGGGGCCGGGGCGAGCCCCAGAACGGCGAACCGGCGGGGGTCGAGAGGGTCCGAGACCGAGGCCACGATCGGCGCGAGCGCGAACCCGAGGGTGACCCCAGAACCGCCCAGTACCGTCACGGCGAGCACGACGCCTGCGCGCGTGTCGGCCAGTGTCAGCACTGCCCAACAGCCGGCCGCGACGGCAGCGATGAGCACAATCGAACCCAGGATCATCCGGGTGAGGTGACGTCGATCGCCGCGCAGGGCACCGAAGACAAGGGCGATCCTCAGTCGGAGAACGTGTGCAACCACTCCAGGCCTTCCACATCGCTCAGGCCTCCGGCCAGCTCGATGAAGCGCTGCTCGAGCGTCAATTCGCCGCGCACCTCGTCGATGGTGCCCTCTGCCAGGACTTGCCCCGCCACGATGACCGCGACCCGGGAGCAGACGCGCTCCACGAACTCCATCCCGTGACTGGACAGGATGACCGTGCCGCCGTGCGAGACGTAGGCCGACAGGATGTCGAGGATCACCGCGCTCGAGACCGGGTCGACCGACTCGAACGGTTCGTCCAGCACCAGGAGCCGCGGCGAGTGGATCAGCGCGCCGGCGAGCATGATCTTCTTCACCATCCCGGCGGAGTAGTCCGACACCACGCGATGGAGGGCATCGGTGAGGTCGAACGCGCGGGCGAGGTCGGCGCTCCGCGCCTCGACCACCGATGAGGGGAGCCCTCGGAGCACGCCGTAGTAGTAGAGGAGCTGACGTCCGGTGAGACGGTCGAAGGTGCGCAGCCGATCAGGCAGCACCCCCATGAGCTTCTTGGCCTGCAGGGGCTTGGCGCCGGCATCGATGTCGCCGACCCGGATCGTGCCCCGATCGGGTCGCAGCAGCCCGGCGATCATCGACAGGGTGGTCGTCTTGCCCGCACCGTTCGGACCCACCAGACCGTAGAAGGTGCCGGCGGGGATCGTGAGGTCGATCCCGTCGACGGCCCGCGTTCCACCGAAGGATTTCGACACCCCACGCACGGTGAGGGCCGCGTGGTCGATGTCGGGCTCGGGAAGGTCGAGGCTGTCGGCGAGTGAAAGCGGGGGGCTCTCGTGGAGACGGGACTCCTCGGTTTCGCCGGATGTCTCAGCGGAACCGGAAGGAGACTCATCGAGGGTCGTCTCCGGCCTCGAGGACTCCTCGATCGGCGACTCGGTGGCCGGTGTCTCCTCGACCCGGGGCTCCTCGACCGGGGGCTCCTCCACCGGAGGCGCCTCGACGGCAGCCTCCTGGACCGGGGGCTCCTCGCTCGGAGACTCCGGCACCGGGGTCGCCGCGGACAGAACGGGCAGGGGCGGGCGAGGAGGGATGACGATCGCGTCCTCACGCACCAGGGGCAGTGGCGGCACCGGCGGCACGATGACGGCGTCGATGTCGGGGAAACCCGCTTTCGGGGCCGTCACCGGCTCGCCGACATCGCTCGGGCTCGAGACGCTCGCGGCGCGGGGCGCGGCGGTGGCCTTCTGCGCCGGGGGCTTCCGTGCGGGGGTCTTCCGTGCGGGAGTCTTCCGCGCCGCGCTCTTCCGCGGCGCGCGGGGCGACGTCGCTGCGCTCTGGGTCTTCGCCTCCGCCGATGCCGCAGGTGCGGTCACCTCGGGGGCGGCCGGCTTCGCATCATCCTCGGAGTCGGATGCCGTCAGGGGAGGAACGAGCTTGATCTCGACCTCACGCGCCACAACGCCGTGGTCGTCGCTGTCGGCGCGAGCCGTGTCAGCGTCGTCGGGCATCGGGAGTGAGGGAGTCACTTCATCACGCTATCAAGCGCATCCGATTCGGCGAACGGGTTGTGAGGGAACCGTCATCGTTCGATATATCACAAACCTGCAACGACGGGAAGGTATTATGCCTCCTCACAGGGGACATGGCTACCATCAGATGGGCACAACGGAGTGTCCGGTCGGTTAACCGACAGTGAATCACACACTCCAGGAGCAGATCTTGACCGTTCAGACCGTAATTCTCGCCGCGGGCATGGGCTCGCGACTCGGCCGCAGCCTGCCCAAGCCGCTCACGGAGCTGAACGACGGCCGTAGCATCATGCAGCAGCAGCACGACAACATCCGTGCCGCATTCGGCGACGATGCCCGCATCACGACGGTCGTCGGCTACCGCGCCGAGGCCATCGTCGACGCTTTCCCCCAGGTCGACTACGTCTACAACGACCGGTACGACCAGACGAACACGTCGAAGTCGTTGCTGCGCGCCCTGGGCGCGACCGGCAAGGGCGGCGTGCTCTGGATGAACGGCGACGTCGTGTTCGACCCGCGCGTGCTCGGCCGGGCGATCGACCTCATCGAGAACGACCGCTCCTTCGTCACGGTCAACACCGCCAAGGTCTCGGACGAGGAGGTCAAGTACACCCTCGACGAGGACGGTTTCGTCAAGGAGCTCTCCAAGACCGTCGTGGGCGGAATCGGCGAGGCTGTCGGCATCAACTACATCTCCAGCCGCGACAAGCGCGCCTTCATCCGCCAGCTGAACCGCGTTGCCGACCAGGACTACTTCGAGCGCGCGCTCGAGCTGGCGATCCTCGAGGACGGCCTGCAGCTGCGCGTGATGGACATCTCCGACCTGTATGCGGTCGAAGTGGACTTCGCCGAAGACCTCGAGCGGGCGAACCTCTTCGTCTGAGTCCCCCGGCGCCTCACCCGCCGGATGACCGAAGTCAACACCCAGGGTGCGGGCGCCGCCTGCTCGTAGGATCGCGGGCATGGCAGAGAAGGTGCACCGCATCCACTCGATGACCGACGACGCGCCATGGCACGGCGGCCTCCCGCCGGCCGGGTCCGACGAGCACCCTCACGTCGTCCGTCTGTTGGATCGGGTACTGGCCATCCAGCGACCCGTGGTGCTCGCGCATCTGCGGAGCATCCGGCTTCGACACCCGGACGCGACACCGGCTCAGATCATCCGTATCCTCGAACGCCGCTACCTCACCGCCGTCACCGCAGGCGGGGCGGCGGTCGGCGCGACTGCCGTCGTGCCTGGCGTCGGCACCGGGGTCACCCTTGCCCTCAGCGGCGTGGAGACCGTCGGATTCCTCGAAGCGACGACGCTCTTCGCTCAATCGATCGCCGAAGTGCACGGGATCGCGGTCGCCGACCCTGATCGGGCGCGCGCGCTGGTCCTCACCCTGATGCTCGGCACCGAAGGCGTGGATCTGCTGCGTCAGCTCGCTCAGCAAGCAAGCGGCAAAGGTCCGGGGCGAGACTCGTACTGGGGGGAGATCATCACCACATCCCTCCCCCGCGCCGCGGTCGGGCCTCTGGTCGATCGCTTGAAGTCGACCTTCATCCGACAGTTCGCCGCCCGCGGAGGCGCGAGCTGGCTGGGCAAGGCGCTCCCCTTCGGCATCGGGGCGGCCGTCGGAGGCGCGGGCAACCACATCCTCGGTCGACGCGTGCTCGTCGGTTCGCGGCGCGCCTTCGGGCTTCCGCCGGAGATCCTTCCGGCCGATGTGGAGCCTCGGCCTGGAGCACAGCGAATGGAGTCGGCGGCCGCGGGAGGGCTGCGACGCGCCGGGGCGATGGTCGCTGGCGCGACCGGCACGGTGGTGCGCGCGATCGGTCCTGGACGACGGAGGAGCACAGCCCAACGCATCGTCGGCGCGACCGCTTCGGATGGTGGCGAGACGACGGGGTGACGCGGGATCCGGTGACCGACGAGGACACCGGCGGCGCTCAGCGCCCCGGCGGAAGGATGCAGATATCCGGTTCAACCTGGGGTTGAGGGTTTCGGGTCTCGATGTCGGAGGGTGGTGCCATCATTCATACATGCGTTCGAACCCGCGGCTCACCCTCCTCAGCGACGAGGACCGGTCCGAGCTGACCGGGGTGCTGACCCGGGTGGAGGCCGCGCAGGCGGCGTTGGCGGCGGCGGAGGCGGAGCAGACGCGTGCATTGGCCGAGGCGGGGGCGTTCGCGGCACGGTTGGCGGAGGGGTCATCCGCGGTGGTGCGGGACCGGGACATGGCGCTGCGGGGTGTGGCGGCGGAGATCGCGGCCGCGGTGCGACTGTCCGACCGGTCAGTGCAACGGCAGATCGACAGCGCCTATGCCGTGGTGAACGACTACCCGGCGACGGTGCACTGCTGGGAGAAAGGGCTGATCACCCGCGCGCACGTGGCGGTGGTCGAGGATGTCGGGCGACGGTTGCCGCCGGAGGTGAAGGGTGAGTTCGACCAGGTCGCCGCGGAGATCTGCCTCGACGAGACCCCGGGCCGTGCGCGGGCAGACTTGGAGATCCTCGCCGAGCGGATGCACCCGCGGACACTGACCGAGCGGCATGCGGGGGCGTTCCGGGAGCGGAAGATCGTCCGGTACACGATCGGTGACGGGATGTCGGAGCTGCGGGCGGTGCAGTCCACGGTGCTGATCGAGGGGATCTTCCAACGCATCACCGACGAAGCCACCGCGGTCATCACCGCCCGAGAACCCGGGGCGGATCCTGACGTGGCGCCGGACACCCGGTCCCTGGACGAGGTCCGCGCCGACGTGTTCGCCGACATGCTCCTCACCTCCGCCCCGAGCCTCAACCCGACCGGCTCTGGTGACCTACCGGGAGGGTTCGGGGCGATCACCGCGAAGGTGCAGGTGGTCATCCCCGTCATGGCCCTCATGGGGCAAAGCGATGTCCCGTGCGACCTTGCCGGGGTCGGCCCCATCGACGCGAAGACCGCCCGGCTGCTCGCGGGGAACAGCGACGGGGTGTGGGAGCGGCTGCTGACCCATCCGGTCACCGGGTTGACGATGGCGGTGGATCAGTACCGCCCGACCGGGGCGATGGTCCGGTTCCTCAAAGGTCGGGACAAGCACTGCCGGTGGCCGGGCTGCCGGATGCCCGCCCGAAAATGCGAGATCGACCACAACCACGACGCCGCCCTGGGCGGGAGAACCGAGATCTGCAACCTGTCCTGCCTGTGCCAACGACACCACAGCATGAAACAGTTCACCGCCTGAAACGTCCGACAACTCGACGGTGGGGTCATCGAGTGGACCTCCCCCGCAGGGCGGGTCTACACCGACAATCCACCCGGCCATGGGGTGCACTTCTCCCCAGAGGAGGACGTCCCCGACGACCTGTGGGTGAAATGGACCACCTTCACCGGAGAGTTCCGGATCACCGACGAACCCGCCGACGACCCCCGAGAACCGGCGCCGTTCTGACATCCCGCTGCGGGGAGGCGTGCCGGCGCGGCAGCTAATCGAGCTCCTCGTCGCCCTCGCGGTCCGGGGAGTCCTGCACGTCGTCGTCATCGTCGGCGCCGTCGCCGGAGCGCAGGTGCCACTCCTCCCAC encodes the following:
- a CDS encoding DUF3039 domain-containing protein — encoded protein: MSTPLDSPDQGGLATLDRELEELIREESLEPGDHERFSHYVKKDKILESAMTGKPVRALCGKKWTPGRDPEKFPVCPTCKEIYESMV
- a CDS encoding phosphocholine cytidylyltransferase family protein, with the protein product MTVQTVILAAGMGSRLGRSLPKPLTELNDGRSIMQQQHDNIRAAFGDDARITTVVGYRAEAIVDAFPQVDYVYNDRYDQTNTSKSLLRALGATGKGGVLWMNGDVVFDPRVLGRAIDLIENDRSFVTVNTAKVSDEEVKYTLDEDGFVKELSKTVVGGIGEAVGINYISSRDKRAFIRQLNRVADQDYFERALELAILEDGLQLRVMDISDLYAVEVDFAEDLERANLFV
- the murI gene encoding glutamate racemase; this translates as MNDAPIGIFDSGVGGLTVARAVSAQLPRESILYIGDTARSPYGPKPIADVRRYALEILDTLVAEGVKMLVIACNTASAAMLRDARERYDVPVVEVIGPAVRTAMSTTRNGRIGVIGTDGTIGSGAYQDMLEVNARLEVFAQACPAFVDFVEAGETDTPRVLATAEEYLAPLRHAGVDTLVLGCTHYPFLEGAISYVMGQGVSLVSSDTETAKDVYRQLVSRDLLAGPDAVARHVYEATGASADDFVRLAHRLMGREVRDVRLVQTGAIDLPAPRA
- a CDS encoding ATP-binding cassette domain-containing protein, encoding MTPSLPMPDDADTARADSDDHGVVAREVEIKLVPPLTASDSEDDAKPAAPEVTAPAASAEAKTQSAATSPRAPRKSAARKTPARKTPARKPPAQKATAAPRAASVSSPSDVGEPVTAPKAGFPDIDAVIVPPVPPLPLVREDAIVIPPRPPLPVLSAATPVPESPSEEPPVQEAAVEAPPVEEPPVEEPRVEETPATESPIEESSRPETTLDESPSGSAETSGETEESRLHESPPLSLADSLDLPEPDIDHAALTVRGVSKSFGGTRAVDGIDLTIPAGTFYGLVGPNGAGKTTTLSMIAGLLRPDRGTIRVGDIDAGAKPLQAKKLMGVLPDRLRTFDRLTGRQLLYYYGVLRGLPSSVVEARSADLARAFDLTDALHRVVSDYSAGMVKKIMLAGALIHSPRLLVLDEPFESVDPVSSAVILDILSAYVSHGGTVILSSHGMEFVERVCSRVAVIVAGQVLAEGTIDEVRGELTLEQRFIELAGGLSDVEGLEWLHTFSD
- a CDS encoding nicotinate phosphoribosyltransferase, with product MNPSAAPSSALLTDRYELTMLDAALRDGTAERRCVFELFGRRLPGARRFGVVAGTGRFLQLLADYRFGEDELRFLRDHRVVDAATLRFLEHYRFTGTIHGYREGEAYFPGSPILVVEGTFAEAVVLETLALSVMNHDSAVATAAARMSVAAGDRPLAEMGSRRAQERSAVAAARAAYIAGFSATSNLEAGRTWGVPTMGTAAHAWTLLHDTEEDAFRSQIDALGVETTLLVDTYDIGAGVETAVRVAGPELGGVRIDSGDLPTVAAAVRAQLDRLGATRTKITVTSDLDEFAIAALAASPVDSYGVGTSVVTGSGSPTAGMVYKLVARQDAAGGWVPVAKASTDKASRGGRKTAFRTLEAGTATSELIAVSDGFERMATAVDHPDARPLQVALVEAGDTDAAALGSGGVARAREHHARVREELPVKALALSRSDPALPTVFVDVA
- a CDS encoding HNH endonuclease signature motif containing protein, translating into MRSNPRLTLLSDEDRSELTGVLTRVEAAQAALAAAEAEQTRALAEAGAFAARLAEGSSAVVRDRDMALRGVAAEIAAAVRLSDRSVQRQIDSAYAVVNDYPATVHCWEKGLITRAHVAVVEDVGRRLPPEVKGEFDQVAAEICLDETPGRARADLEILAERMHPRTLTERHAGAFRERKIVRYTIGDGMSELRAVQSTVLIEGIFQRITDEATAVITAREPGADPDVAPDTRSLDEVRADVFADMLLTSAPSLNPTGSGDLPGGFGAITAKVQVVIPVMALMGQSDVPCDLAGVGPIDAKTARLLAGNSDGVWERLLTHPVTGLTMAVDQYRPTGAMVRFLKGRDKHCRWPGCRMPARKCEIDHNHDAALGGRTEICNLSCLCQRHHSMKQFTA